In Sphingobacterium zeae, one genomic interval encodes:
- a CDS encoding RNA polymerase sigma factor gives MNTTEAKFDNHHVLRFKEGDPMAFAYFFEQYWEGLYIVAYRHLQEEAQAKDLVQEVFIHIWEKRLLINSEYDSIKFYLHKALKNKILNYYATERVRKQALEKSMESMDVFSKLDSQAFARYQALEAIVDDSIDKLPKLMKAVYLMRADNYSIAQIAAELNLAEQTVKNYLSEAKKIMRRELTRRFADHDPIFLLLIGSCFLHHYLI, from the coding sequence GTGAACACTACCGAAGCCAAATTTGATAACCACCATGTACTGCGCTTTAAAGAAGGTGACCCCATGGCCTTTGCTTATTTCTTTGAGCAGTATTGGGAGGGGCTATACATCGTCGCTTATCGGCATCTTCAGGAGGAAGCTCAGGCTAAGGATCTTGTACAGGAAGTTTTTATTCATATTTGGGAAAAACGATTGCTCATCAACAGTGAATACGATTCCATAAAATTCTATCTCCATAAAGCACTCAAAAACAAAATTCTAAATTACTACGCTACTGAACGTGTTCGAAAACAAGCATTGGAAAAATCCATGGAGAGCATGGATGTGTTTTCCAAGTTAGACAGTCAGGCTTTTGCTCGGTATCAAGCCTTGGAAGCTATCGTAGATGATTCGATTGACAAACTACCCAAATTGATGAAGGCCGTTTACTTGATGCGTGCTGACAACTATTCGATTGCTCAAATCGCAGCTGAACTCAATCTCGCAGAACAGACTGTTAAAAACTATTTGTCGGAAGCCAAAAAGATCATGCGCCGTGAATTAACGCGAAGATTTGCAGACCACGATCCTATATTTTTATTGCTTATCGGTAGTTGTTTTCTTCATCATTATTTAATATAA
- a CDS encoding Gfo/Idh/MocA family protein — MMKHLIKITFLLILLSHQVTEASERLKVAVAGLNHDHVFLLLNLYKDKQVDIIGIAEPNEILSNTIRTQYNLPKTIFYKDLPSLLKHIKPEAVLAYNPTDEHIYVAEACLPLKIPVMVEKPLATTLYDAKRIAHLSKQFDTPFLVNYETTWYKSNQKLKDLVDKGEVGQITRMLVKDGHEGPKEIGCSDYFLDWLTDPKKNGGGAIMDFGCYGANLMTWLKNGEKPISVTAFTQQLKPKVYPKVDDNATIILNYRDGSTGIIQASWAWPYSVKDLQIFGTKAQLYAKNDKELLKYKQQNDPPMMVPTTIPYFEHHIAYLEQVLKHKIIPENDLGSIHNNVVVVEILEAAKRSATEGKTIVLN; from the coding sequence ATGATGAAGCATCTGATCAAAATAACTTTTCTGCTTATTCTATTATCTCATCAGGTCACAGAGGCCAGTGAACGCCTTAAAGTAGCTGTTGCAGGACTCAACCACGACCATGTATTCTTGCTTCTAAATTTATATAAGGATAAGCAAGTGGATATTATTGGTATTGCTGAACCGAATGAAATCTTGTCCAACACAATACGGACGCAGTATAATCTGCCAAAGACTATCTTTTATAAGGATTTGCCCAGTTTATTGAAGCATATCAAGCCAGAAGCCGTGCTGGCTTACAATCCCACCGATGAGCATATCTATGTGGCAGAGGCCTGCCTCCCGCTTAAAATCCCTGTTATGGTGGAAAAACCTCTCGCAACCACTTTATACGATGCAAAACGGATCGCACACCTATCCAAACAGTTTGATACGCCCTTTTTGGTAAATTATGAAACGACGTGGTATAAAAGCAATCAGAAACTGAAGGATTTGGTGGACAAAGGTGAAGTTGGACAAATCACACGTATGCTTGTAAAAGACGGACATGAAGGTCCCAAGGAAATCGGATGCAGCGATTACTTTTTGGATTGGCTCACTGATCCGAAAAAAAATGGTGGGGGTGCAATCATGGATTTTGGCTGCTATGGTGCTAATCTCATGACCTGGCTCAAAAATGGGGAAAAACCAATTTCCGTCACAGCATTCACACAACAATTAAAACCGAAAGTCTATCCTAAGGTCGACGACAACGCCACTATTATTCTTAACTATCGAGATGGCAGTACAGGCATTATCCAAGCTTCCTGGGCTTGGCCATATAGTGTTAAAGACCTGCAGATCTTTGGTACAAAAGCCCAGCTCTACGCCAAAAACGATAAGGAGCTTCTAAAATACAAACAACAGAATGATCCACCGATGATGGTGCCGACAACAATTCCTTACTTTGAGCACCACATTGCTTACCTTGAACAGGTCTTAAAACATAAAATAATCCCGGAAAATGATCTCGGATCAATTCATAATAATGTCGTCGTAGTCGAGATTCTGGAAGCTGCAAAACGATCGGCCACAGAAGGAAAGACCATCGTTCTAAACTAA
- a CDS encoding RagB/SusD family nutrient uptake outer membrane protein: MKKRYILPFVLLALSSCTKDFLNQKNPNAVTIDDYFKSENDVLLAVNGLYQSLRSGSTLGESSTLYNEERSDNSGRNDNQSNAGEPFQFNDFSLLPSNTYLKTHWSAMYAAISRCNVVLSHVDDVTFTSEELKGRYIAEAKFVRALLYFHLVRKFGDIPLSTVQVTSKEQANELAVRQKESIVYEQIIKDLTEALSSNLPNTQKDYVIGRASKAAVNAILGQVYLTLGATQTSGSAENFAKAEQYLNAAYQMRTFGKLNEIPYADVFDVTKKNSCKELVFQIQYKQGDQNYSSSIARNYQARGETINSRYNSTGAGEVAKLDLIKDYEQDDIRKAFSVKFAANTQVNDWFVTKFRDNSDAAGTNGWGGNDWILIRYADVMLLLAEAKYHLGKDAEAIALLDQVRERAGLPSYATAMLNTSYRSKYPTLKEAILHERRVELAFENQRWFDLIRNYNAQELVTYFKTKSQADYGNAKISNISTKDRYYPIPFDEYKLDPARMYQNPGY; the protein is encoded by the coding sequence TGTGCTCTTGGCGGTTAACGGTCTTTACCAGTCCCTTCGTTCGGGAAGTACACTTGGGGAATCGAGTACATTATATAACGAAGAACGTTCGGATAATTCAGGACGTAATGACAATCAATCCAATGCCGGGGAGCCTTTCCAATTCAATGACTTTTCGTTGCTGCCTAGCAATACCTACCTCAAGACACATTGGTCGGCTATGTATGCGGCAATAAGTCGCTGTAATGTGGTTCTGTCACATGTCGACGATGTGACCTTTACTAGTGAAGAATTAAAAGGACGTTATATTGCGGAAGCGAAATTCGTTCGTGCATTATTATATTTCCATCTGGTACGTAAATTCGGAGATATTCCATTATCTACTGTACAGGTGACCAGTAAAGAACAAGCAAATGAATTGGCTGTTCGGCAGAAAGAATCAATTGTGTACGAGCAGATCATTAAAGATTTGACCGAGGCTTTGTCCAGCAATCTTCCCAATACACAAAAAGATTACGTTATCGGCAGAGCATCTAAAGCGGCCGTGAATGCAATTTTGGGACAAGTATACCTCACTTTGGGCGCTACGCAGACGTCGGGGAGTGCAGAAAATTTTGCGAAAGCAGAGCAGTACCTCAATGCGGCCTACCAAATGCGAACTTTTGGTAAACTGAACGAAATCCCCTATGCGGATGTTTTCGATGTGACCAAGAAAAATAGTTGTAAAGAACTTGTTTTTCAGATTCAGTACAAACAAGGAGATCAAAACTATAGTTCAAGTATTGCCCGTAACTACCAGGCGCGGGGGGAGACGATCAATTCACGTTACAATTCTACAGGTGCTGGTGAGGTAGCAAAACTAGATTTGATTAAAGACTATGAGCAAGACGATATACGAAAAGCCTTCTCGGTAAAGTTTGCCGCGAATACCCAGGTTAACGATTGGTTTGTAACCAAATTTAGAGATAATAGTGACGCTGCCGGTACCAATGGTTGGGGCGGAAACGACTGGATCTTGATCCGTTACGCGGATGTGATGCTCTTATTGGCCGAGGCGAAGTATCACCTGGGTAAGGATGCCGAAGCTATCGCGCTTTTGGATCAAGTACGTGAACGTGCGGGGTTGCCATCTTATGCAACGGCTATGCTGAATACGAGCTACCGTAGTAAATATCCAACGTTAAAAGAGGCCATCTTGCATGAACGCCGTGTGGAACTGGCATTTGAAAACCAACGTTGGTTTGATCTCATCCGTAATTACAATGCACAGGAACTGGTGACTTATTTTAAGACCAAAAGCCAGGCTGACTACGGGAATGCTAAAATCTCCAATATATCCACAAAAGACCGATACTATCCAATTCCTTTTGATGAATATAAGCTGGATCCGGCACGTATGTATCAAAACCCAGGTTATTAA